The Cicer arietinum cultivar CDC Frontier isolate Library 1 chromosome 1, Cicar.CDCFrontier_v2.0, whole genome shotgun sequence genome contains the following window.
GCACAATTACATAAgagaataatcaaaatatacatATGGAAGATCATTTCTAGCAAAGATATTTTGATTACCGTGTAGTAATCCCTTTCGATCAAGGCAACAGAACTTCAATAGATAAAGAGGAGAGGATGTCTTGGGTTTGTGGACGAGATAAAATGAGGCTAAACATGGAGGACAAATTGCTCGAAGACGGTCTTTCAAATAAGAACAATTGATAGGAAGCAATACTACAGATTGTGGAATAACCCACAATACAATGTAGCACCACACGCCATCAGTTGAAAAATCTGAATAATATATTCATATGATTGATTCAACTTgaacattaatttaaatttaaagagttaaaaaaattatatgaatgaATTGATATGAAAGTTGAGAATGAATCTAGGTAGAATtgaatgataataatattatttacctCCTTTGAGAATGCAAAGACCAAAGTCGAGAATGAATCTGCAGAGATCGCAACCGAGACCGGTCTTGTCAGGGCAATTGATAGTGATAATGAAAGGATCATCGGGGTTGTTTCCATGCTGAATTTGAACGGCGTCGTTTTCGTCGTCGCTGGGCACCCTCATCATAGAAATCAAACGGATAGGTGCTTGGCGAATGCAGAAATCTATTTACAATGCATTGTAGGGTCCACGTCGGCATTCGCGAAGACTCAAGAGTGTGATGTGGCGGGGTATTGATGGTTTACTTTAGCCACCGCTCTACTCTACTTTTATTTTTGGAAGGCTAtggactttatttttatttatttatagactttCATGTTGttatgttaattaatattaactgTCTAGGGATCACTATATATGGATAGAACCAGATTCCGAGTCAAATTTAGTCATATTAGTATTTGTATATATCCGTATTCAATAATACATTACTTAAATTAgtatgttgtaatattttttctttatgcACTAGTGTATTAATAGTATTTatcatgaaattttattttaaattttatttatgtgttgataaaatagttaatttttttcttcataattataaaaaagaatttgtatataaatagattttttatttaaaaataatatctatCTGTATCTACtaatatatgtaaatatttaaaaatttgttgaataTCTGATTAATGGATATCATATAGATATAATATAGATATagtataaatatcatttttgacCAACATATGAAAtgatagaatttttttataaataaagttaatttcTATCtagaattatatataaataaaattaatatatattttaatcataatacttctaaaataagtattattttatttttttctattattaattGTATATATTAAATGTACTCAACCAACATTTTTAATGTCCATAATGtatctatttttgtttgtttatcatTCATTTTGAgagagaaaatataataattccTCAATgtgtcaaatatatatttaattaaaattgaatgttGTTCgacataacttttttttttcaaatgtcgttttaaaagataattttttgaattataggagcttatattatttttaaatgtgtatatatatatattatagtataatattaataacagtatgtttattttaattttttaaattgaaatatttactATAAAATTACTCCAgtgacaaatatatatattaaacaaataataaaaacaaataattataaagcAAACTCgcaaaatattttatgaacCTACAAAAGTGACAGAATAATTGAACTTTGTTatataattaaactatttattattgttattatttatacttttaaatgaaatatctaaactacattaataaaaaaataggatTTAGAAAAGAAAGATATCTGTAATGTGTTTTAAATGTACATGcttcataattattatattcatattataaTACTAAAATTGTCATTTAATAATTAGGACTCATATTTTTTTCACTTAATTAATAGTTGTCTCGAATTCTTAAATACTAAACagtctaaatttttaaaatgaaagtaacTAGAGTACTTTTGTAAAAACATTGTTAacacatttaataatttaaaaaacagtttataattttttttaatactatttCATTCAACCATTTGTCTTGAGTAACTCTGGTACAGTATAAGTAAGTTATTTGGATCTTTTAAGGGTATGTTTTCTAGAAAAGAGTTTGTAAAGAGAGACAAACTCTTTGGTTGAACATGAAAAGAGATGAGAGTGATAAAAAATGGGAAATTCTACctactttttatttatcttcacGGCTAAGAAAAAAGTGAGAGAAGTGCAtgttttttctcaattttttatttttgttgttgttgtaataacacatattttttttatatattcaaaacccataaattattttaacgtaaaaaaatagttttgttgaAATTTATGAGGTGAGGGATACatgattattttgaattaaaatataactgaaTTGTTTAGACactgataaaatattaaatataatgaactgtaaataaattatatataaataaaataatataaatcaattaaattaagtgattaataattaatttaatgttatgaaTTAAAATTTCAGGTTTAAAActtattgaaataattaatttaatagaatttatataaaaattaaattagattaaatttgatggtaatatttaattaaaggGTATTTTAATACTTTCAAAATTAATCAACTTTTTCTctcttctatttcttttctctttctcttattTCAAACAATACGTCAAATCAACTATATTTGTCACATCTTTCTCTCTTCTCACACTCTTCTTCTCACGCTCTTTCTCActtctctatcttttttctatttcttcttaCAATCAAACACACTCTAAaagttgaattataattttgattattttatttttataaattcacaaaattaatccatttattttaagaataaccaattttaatatttctttcatatttttaaactaataaataatattatgacattttaaatgacgtaatattcaatttcataatataaaaGCATCTAAATGTATTAACTAttgatatgttattatttaaattacaaaaataaaaaatttctgaaaaacatcacattcaatattattatattatatttttttacattatttctacttctttatattatatatcatattatttaaagCATGTCATATTGcaatttttaacttaaaaaatcataatgcTCAGAGGAAGCATAGCAAAAGATATTTCAATAGCAGTACAATAATAAGAAATTTCGATTCAATAGTAATATTTCAAGAGGAGAAATTTGGATGGAAAAAGCAAACATATGGTATCAATTACAAAACATGACCAAGTAGCTCTTCCTGGTCCTACACATTTATTATCCATTGTCCTCAGCCATTACATgaacaaaagtaaaataaaaccaaagagaaattGGGAGAGAGTAAAAACGATGCAATACATCTCAACCAACCTCCCTTCTTCACCATAGTGCTCAATCTGTAATATCTAATAGTGACAAACTCATCCCAAGAATTATCAAAACATCCATCATGATATATGAAGTTAAAGGGCAAAACCAAGTTTAGTTACTTCTTTTTCGGAACCTCAAGCCTAAGACGGAAATCCTCTTCCATAAGAGGAAGACCGTCCCGCAACTTGACCTTTGGTTCCCAACCAAGCAATTCTGTTGCTTTTGTTATGTCTGGTTTTCTTTGCCGAGGATCGTCCGGTGTGTTCTCTACCATCTTTATCTCCACAGCTGGATTAATAAGCTGCAAAATCATCCATCAACAATTAACTAACttcaaatatttcatcaaaatcccCATTATTAAATCACAAAGTTATACATAGTTAAATGCATATATAATATACAATTCCACACATAATAGATAAACCATAAATTGGTATTCaagagttgtttttttttctttcactattCTTAAATATGGCATCGGGACTATAACAATACTAAGATAAAGAGAGGTATGCGGACATTCCAAAAGAATTTAATCAGTTCGTAACTGACCTCCTTCACATTCTCAGCAAGTTCAGTCATAGTAAACTCGCCTGAAAGAATAAGGTATAATCAATTCAAACTagtacaaaagaaaaatcaGTGCACACAGCACATAGACTGGTATTATTGGAATCTAACCTGGGTTCCCAATGTTGATTGGACCAGTGTTTTCTCCTTCCATGAGACGGATAAGGCCATCAACCTAATAGATATCAAACATATAATAACCATAGATCAGCATTGATATGCAaattaagaaaacaaaacacgATGAGTAACACTACATATATACCATGTCAGAGACATAGCAGAAACTGCGAGTTTGTGTTCCTGGAAGTTGGACTGTTAGGGCTTCACCACTGCAACACACAAGATTACGTAAGAACTTAAGAAGTAACGGTTAAGAATCCAGTTTCAAAATGGTGCAAAAAGAAACTGTGACTAGTCCTTTAAATCAAGGTATTCAAATTACTAATAAGTTATTATAGTCAACCAGATTATAACATTATTTAAGGACTTACCGAATTGCTTGAGCAATAAAGTTGCTGACGACACGCCCATCATCAATATTCATGCGTGGTCCATATGTGTTGAAGATTCTGGCAATGCGAATTTCTGTGGAAATATGgaaatattatttagttaacaGAAGATGAAAAAATGAATTGGCAATATCCTCTATCAACGAGGAGATACTTTGTTTGGTGAAGAAAAATGACATAACATTACCAATTCCGTGCTGCCTATGATAGTCAAACATCAAAGTTTCTGCCACACGCTTGCCCTCATCATAGCAACTTCGAACCCCTGTTGTGAAAAATTCTTCATATTACACTTAATCTTCAAGGCCATGGGTATAAGCAAAACATATTATTTTGCTTTAAGAaatttgttaatataaaataaccCAAAGCAAGTGGCGAGAACTTCACTCATCAAGAATCGAAAACTTGAAGAGAAATGACATATCTTAAAACATGAATGTTCTTTGCTTCAGTTGGGAAATATATGGATGTGATTGGTCTTatcaaaacattattaaaaggGAACATATATTCAAATCTTTAGCTCAGTACGCAGTtgtaaaaatgtttttgaaaatgaCAAACTGCTTTGAAGTCTAAAAACTAAATGATAACGTAAATCCACATAACTAGTTTACCAAAAAAATAAGTTTGGATCGAGGATAAGTATGTACCAATAGGATTGACATTTCCCCAATAGGATTCTGGTTGTGGATGCACAAGAGGGTCTCCATATACTTCTGAAGTAGATGTAAGCAAAATCCTGTAACATTACGATTTAGTAATATCAACTGACATTAGCAGTTTAATTACCaacaaaagatttaaaaaaagaagaaaagaaaaaaaaattcccaaCCTTGCTCCAACCCGCTTTGCAAGCCCAAGCATGTTCAGTGTTCCAATTACATTTGTCTTAATTGTCTGTAAAGTTATTCCTTTGAATGTTACATAATTTACATATAGATCAATCGGAAAATGTACACAATCTGAGTTACTggacataataataataataacaacaacaataaaacttaaatataaGTTTAAGGGTGGGGGGAGAGATGGGGGGAGAGACAAAGAAGGGGTTCTGTAAGCTACTCTTGAAAATGATCATGTATAGAGACTATAGAAACCCTACCTTTACAGGATTGTATTTGTAGAAAATCGGAGAAGCAGGGCATGCAAGATGGTAGATCTGATCAACCTCAACCAACAGTTGCTCTGTCACATCTACTCaagggaaaagaaaagaaatgaatGTTGAGGTCTATAGtttattaaaaagtttaaagaCATTGAGATACACAAATTTTAATGCTCATGCAGAAGTATCATTCATGTTGTACGAGTACAATATCAAAGGGCCAACAAGCTTCTATTGCATGCTTCATAGT
Protein-coding sequences here:
- the LOC101512340 gene encoding UDP-glucuronic acid decarboxylase 6 isoform X2, producing the protein MATNSSNGEQQAAATTTTKQPPLPSPLRFSKFFQSNMRILVTGGAGFIGSHLVDRLMENEKNEVIVADNFFTGSKDNLRKWIGHPRFELIRHDVTEQLLVEVDQIYHLACPASPIFYKYNPVKTIKTNVIGTLNMLGLAKRVGARILLTSTSEVYGDPLVHPQPESYWGNVNPIGVRSCYDEGKRVAETLMFDYHRQHGIEIRIARIFNTYGPRMNIDDGRVVSNFIAQAIRGEALTVQLPGTQTRSFCYVSDMVDGLIRLMEGENTGPINIGNPGEFTMTELAENVKELINPAVEIKMVENTPDDPRQRKPDITKATELLGWEPKVKLRDGLPLMEEDFRLRLEVPKKK
- the LOC101512340 gene encoding UDP-glucuronic acid decarboxylase 5 isoform X1, which codes for MRILVTGGAGFIGSHLVDRLMENEKNEVIVADNFFTGSKDNLRKWIGHPRFELIRHDVTEQLLVEVDQIYHLACPASPIFYKYNPVKTIKTNVIGTLNMLGLAKRVGARILLTSTSEVYGDPLVHPQPESYWGNVNPIGVRSCYDEGKRVAETLMFDYHRQHGIEIRIARIFNTYGPRMNIDDGRVVSNFIAQAIRGEALTVQLPGTQTRSFCYVSDMVDGLIRLMEGENTGPINIGNPGEFTMTELAENVKELINPAVEIKMVENTPDDPRQRKPDITKATELLGWEPKVKLRDGLPLMEEDFRLRLEVPKKK